The following proteins are encoded in a genomic region of Coffea eugenioides isolate CCC68of chromosome 6, Ceug_1.0, whole genome shotgun sequence:
- the LOC113775113 gene encoding 2-oxoglutarate-Fe(II) type oxidoreductase hxnY-like isoform X2, with protein MAALNCIDLSDSDIQKSVSLLRQACLDSGFFYVVNHGISPEFMDEVFSQSKRFFSLPLDEKMKLLRNEKNRGYTPLLDQHLDPANQIHGDYKEGYSIGVEVPEDDPQAEKPLHGPNLWPTADILPGWRETMERYHREALEVARAVARIIALALDLDGNFFDQSEMLGNPIATLRLLHYEGKISEPERGIYGAGAHSDFGLLTLLATDDVTGLQICKDKHVEPQIWEYVSPVKGAFIVNLGDLLERWSNCSFRSTLHRVLVSGQERYSVPTRHMWSLLDAEI; from the exons ATGGCGGCACTGAATTGTATAGACCTCTCCGATTCCGACATACAAAAATCTGTTTCTCTCCTCAGACAG GCTTGCTTGGACTCTGGATTTTTTTATGTAGTCAATCATGGTATCAGCCCAGAATTTATGGATGAGGTCTTTTCTCAAAGCAAAAGGTTCTTTAGTCTACCACTTGATGAAAAGATGAAGCTTCTCAGGAATGAAAAAAACCGTGGTTACACTCCTCTTCTAGATCAGCATCTGGATCCTGCCAACCAGATACATG GAGATTATAAAGAAGGATATTCCATTGGTGTGGAAGTACCAGAAGATGATCCTCAAGCCGAAAAACCACTTCATGGACCAAACTTGTGGCCTACAGCAG ATATTTTGCCTGGATGGAGAGAAACTATGGAGAGATACCACCGCGAAGCACT TGAGGTTGCAAGGGCAGTTGCTAGAATTATAGCCCTAGCACTTGACCTGGATGGAAACTTTTTTGATCAATCAGAAATGCTAGGCAATCCTATTGCAACTTTGCGGCTGCTACATTATGAAG GTAAAATCTCTGAACCAGAGAGAGGAATATATGGTGCAGGTGCCCACAGTGACTTTGGCTTGCTTACCTTGTTAGCCACAGATGATGTCACTGGTCTTCAG ATATGCAAGGACAAGCATGTTGAGCCTCAGATTTGGGAATACGTGTCACCAGTAAAAGG AGCATTTATTGTGAATCTTGGAGATTTACTGGAGCGCTGGAGCAATTGTTCTTTTAG GTCAACACTACATCGAGTCTTGGTTAGCGGTCAAGAAAGATATTCT GTTCCCACCCGTCACATGTGGAGCTTACTTGATGCAGAGATATGA
- the LOC113775113 gene encoding 2-oxoglutarate-Fe(II) type oxidoreductase hxnY-like isoform X1: MAALNCIDLSDSDIQKSVSLLRQACLDSGFFYVVNHGISPEFMDEVFSQSKRFFSLPLDEKMKLLRNEKNRGYTPLLDQHLDPANQIHGDYKEGYSIGVEVPEDDPQAEKPLHGPNLWPTADILPGWRETMERYHREALEVARAVARIIALALDLDGNFFDQSEMLGNPIATLRLLHYEGKISEPERGIYGAGAHSDFGLLTLLATDDVTGLQICKDKHVEPQIWEYVSPVKGAFIVNLGDLLERWSNCSFRSTLHRVLVSGQERYSIAFFVFPSFNCVVKCLPACHSEENPPKFPPVTCGAYLMQRYEDTYGDQSS, translated from the exons ATGGCGGCACTGAATTGTATAGACCTCTCCGATTCCGACATACAAAAATCTGTTTCTCTCCTCAGACAG GCTTGCTTGGACTCTGGATTTTTTTATGTAGTCAATCATGGTATCAGCCCAGAATTTATGGATGAGGTCTTTTCTCAAAGCAAAAGGTTCTTTAGTCTACCACTTGATGAAAAGATGAAGCTTCTCAGGAATGAAAAAAACCGTGGTTACACTCCTCTTCTAGATCAGCATCTGGATCCTGCCAACCAGATACATG GAGATTATAAAGAAGGATATTCCATTGGTGTGGAAGTACCAGAAGATGATCCTCAAGCCGAAAAACCACTTCATGGACCAAACTTGTGGCCTACAGCAG ATATTTTGCCTGGATGGAGAGAAACTATGGAGAGATACCACCGCGAAGCACT TGAGGTTGCAAGGGCAGTTGCTAGAATTATAGCCCTAGCACTTGACCTGGATGGAAACTTTTTTGATCAATCAGAAATGCTAGGCAATCCTATTGCAACTTTGCGGCTGCTACATTATGAAG GTAAAATCTCTGAACCAGAGAGAGGAATATATGGTGCAGGTGCCCACAGTGACTTTGGCTTGCTTACCTTGTTAGCCACAGATGATGTCACTGGTCTTCAG ATATGCAAGGACAAGCATGTTGAGCCTCAGATTTGGGAATACGTGTCACCAGTAAAAGG AGCATTTATTGTGAATCTTGGAGATTTACTGGAGCGCTGGAGCAATTGTTCTTTTAG GTCAACACTACATCGAGTCTTGGTTAGCGGTCAAGAAAGATATTCT ATTGCTTTCTTCGTGTTTCCGAGTTTCAATTGTGTTGTCAAATGCCTGCCAGCCTGCCACTCAGAGGAGAATCCTCCGAA GTTCCCACCCGTCACATGTGGAGCTTACTTGATGCAGAGATATGAAGATACGTATGGTGATCAGAGCTCCTAG